The Mycobacteriales bacterium genome segment GGATACCGACGACGCCACCAGCGGCGCCCGCTTTCAGCCGTCCGTGCCCGCGCAGGCCACCGCCTTCGGCCTCAAGGGCTGCGGCAGCCTCGACTGGGGGATGCAGAGCAGGCTGGCACGCATCTTCCGGCCGTCCACCGGCCGGACCGTGATGCTCGCCATCGACCACGGGTACTTCCAGGGACCCACCACCGGCCTGGAGCGGGTAGACCTGTCGATCCTCCCGCTGCTGCCGTACGCGGACGCGCTGATGACCACGCGGGGGATGGTCCGCTCGACTGTCCCGCCCGCATCCCGCACGCCCATCGTGCTGCGGGCAAGCGGCGGCCCGAGTGTGCTGAAGGAACTGTCCGACGAGCGGATCGCGGTCGGCATGGAGGACGCCGCCCGTATCAACGCCTGCGCCGTCGCCGTCCAGGTCTTCATCGGCGGCGAGTTCGAGACCAGGTCGGTGGCCAACATGACCCGGCTCGTCGACGAGGGCCAGCGCTACGGGATCCCTGTGCTCGCCGTCACCGCGGTCGGCAAGGAACTGACCAGGGATGCCCGCTACCTGCGGCTCGCCACCCGGATCTGCGCCGAACTCGGCGCGCACGTGGTCAAGACGTACTACTGCGCAGAGGACTTCGACACGGTCACGGCCGGGTGCCCGGTACCGCTGGTGATGGCCGGCGGGAAGAAGCTGCCGGAGCTTGAGGCCCTGACCATGGCGTACCACGCCATCGAGGGCGGCGCGGCCGGTGTCGACATGGGCCGCAACATTTTCCAGAGCGACCACCCGGAAGCGATGATCCGCGCCATCGGGGCCGTCGTGCACGAGTCGATGAAACCGCACGAAGCGTACGAGGAGTTCGTGCGCCCGCAAGCACAGCCGCAGCAACGAGCCGGTTGAGGGCATGGGAGGGCACAGATATGACGCAATCATCAGGCGGCGGGCCCGATAGCACGGGAACGGCCGTATCCGCACCGCCGGGGAACCAGCTCAAGGCTGGCGTGATCTCGCTTCCCGGCGTGCTCATGCAGAGTGTCACTACCATCGCACCCGCGATCGCCGGGCTGTTCACCGTCCCGTTCATCGTGCTGAACGCCGGGGTCGGTGCGCCGCTGGCCTACCTGGGCGCGTTCGTCATCGCCCTGCTGCTGGGTTACGTGCTGGCACAGTTCAGCCGCCATATGTCCTCCACGGGCAGCTACTACACCTTCGTCTCACGGTCGCTGGGCGGGCGCCCCGGCTTCCTGGTGGCCTGGGTCTACCTGCTCTTCTACCCGGTGGTCATCGCCCAGGTGGGCTCGTTCATGGGCTCCACCCTGCAGTCCACGCTCAAGGCGGAGTACGGGATCACGTTCGAGTGGTGGTGGTTCATGGTGTTCCTCATCGCGCTGGTGGCCTACACGGCCTGGCGCGGGGTGGAGCTGTCGGTGAACCTGATCATCGTGCTGGGTGTCATCGAGGGCGTCATCGTCCTCGCGCTGGGCCTGTGGGGCCTGGCCAGCCCCGGCCCGGGCGGCATCAACCTGCAATGGCTGACCGCCGCCGGGCACACGTCGAACCTGCACGGCCTGTTCCTGGGCGTCGTCTTCGCCATCTTCGCCATCACCGGCTGGGACGCCGCGGCCCCGCTGGCCGAGGAAAGCCGTGACCCCAAGCGCAACATCCCGCGTGCGGTGCTCGGGTCCATCATCATCCTGGGCGTCTTCCTCGTGGTGGTGTCCTGGGGACAGATCACCGGGTGGGGTACCAGCCGGCTGGGCTCGTTCGCGAGTTCCTCCGAGCTGCCCGCCTTCGTGCTCGGCAAGAAGTACTGGGGCGATGGCTGGCTGATCGTGCTCTTCGCACTGTTCAACTCGGCCATCGCCGTCTCGATCGCCTGCACCAACGCGTCGGTGCGGTTCCTGTACGGCATGTCGCGGGCCAAGGCCCTGCCGTCGTCGCTGACGAAGATCCACGGCCGGTTCAAGACCCCGACGAACGCCATCCTCGTGCAGACCGGCATCAACATCGCGCTGGGGCTGGTGCTGCCGCTCGTCATCGGCGTCGCGAACGTCTACAACGTCACCGGCACCTGGTTCACCTTCGCGCTGGCCTTCGTCTACATCATGGCCAACATCGGCCTGTTCGTTTATTACCGGCGGGAACACGGTGACGAGTTCAGCTGGGGCAAGCACCTCATCGTCCCGGCCATCGGGTCCGTCGCGCTCGCCGTCGTCGTGTACTACTCGGTTGTCCCGCTGCCGCCCTGGCCGGTTTCGCTGGCGCCGTTCATCGTGGTCGGCTGGCTGGTGATCGGCGGCATCGTCGTGGCCGCGCTGTACCGCGGGAGCCGGGCCGGCAACC includes the following:
- the lsrF gene encoding 3-hydroxy-5-phosphonooxypentane-2,4-dione thiolase; translation: MADTDDATSGARFQPSVPAQATAFGLKGCGSLDWGMQSRLARIFRPSTGRTVMLAIDHGYFQGPTTGLERVDLSILPLLPYADALMTTRGMVRSTVPPASRTPIVLRASGGPSVLKELSDERIAVGMEDAARINACAVAVQVFIGGEFETRSVANMTRLVDEGQRYGIPVLAVTAVGKELTRDARYLRLATRICAELGAHVVKTYYCAEDFDTVTAGCPVPLVMAGGKKLPELEALTMAYHAIEGGAAGVDMGRNIFQSDHPEAMIRAIGAVVHESMKPHEAYEEFVRPQAQPQQRAG
- a CDS encoding APC family permease; the protein is MISLPGVLMQSVTTIAPAIAGLFTVPFIVLNAGVGAPLAYLGAFVIALLLGYVLAQFSRHMSSTGSYYTFVSRSLGGRPGFLVAWVYLLFYPVVIAQVGSFMGSTLQSTLKAEYGITFEWWWFMVFLIALVAYTAWRGVELSVNLIIVLGVIEGVIVLALGLWGLASPGPGGINLQWLTAAGHTSNLHGLFLGVVFAIFAITGWDAAAPLAEESRDPKRNIPRAVLGSIIILGVFLVVVSWGQITGWGTSRLGSFASSSELPAFVLGKKYWGDGWLIVLFALFNSAIAVSIACTNASVRFLYGMSRAKALPSSLTKIHGRFKTPTNAILVQTGINIALGLVLPLVIGVANVYNVTGTWFTFALAFVYIMANIGLFVYYRREHGDEFSWGKHLIVPAIGSVALAVVVYYSVVPLPPWPVSLAPFIVVGWLVIGGIVVAALYRGSRAGNLALAGAAMGESMEEAIVERYSLTEPVPPPDAVR